The following nucleotide sequence is from Cryptosporangium aurantiacum.
CTTCTCGCACAACACGGCCTTGCCTGCGGCCAGCGCGGCGAGCGTGATCGCCCGATGCGATCCGGTCGGCGTCGCGACCGAGATCAGGTCCAGGTCGTCGCGCTCGACGAACGACCGCCAGTCGGTCGAGACATCGTCCACGCCGAGCTTTCTTGCTGTCTTCGCCAGCCGCTCGGGCCTCCGCGCGCAGAGCCCCACCAGCTGGTAACCCGGCACGGCTTGGAACGCCGGTGCCTGCACGCGAGCGCCCCAGCCGATGCCGACGATCCCGACCCGGATCATCGGTTCACGCGCCCACTGTGGTCAGGGCCCAGAGCGCGACATCGTCCTCGCCGGGCAAGGTGGCGCTCCCGACGCGACGCTCCCAGTGACGCTGGCTTCCGGCCTCGTCCCGCCACGCCCACAACCGGCGAGTGACCAGGTGGAGCGGGTGTTCCTGGGTGATGCCGATCGCGCCGTGCAGCTGATGGGCGATCTCCGCGACGACACCCGCGGCCCGGGCCGTCACGGCGCGCGCGGCAGCGGCGGTCGCCGAACGGGCCGCGACGCTCGGACCGTCCGCAGTGGTGATCGCCGCAGCAATTGTGGCCAGCGCCAAGTCACATTCCAGAGAGGCGTCGGCGGCCCGGTGGGCCACGGACTGGAAAGCGCGCAGCGGCCGGCCGAATTGCTGCCTGACGGTCACGTGCTCGACGAGCAGCGCGCATGCCCGCTCGAGCGCGCCACCGAGCGCCGCGGCCCGGAGGACTGCGGCGCGGTCGGCCACCTCACGAGCCAGCGAGGCGGGACCGAGTACCAAATCGACGATCGGCACCCGATCGAGGAGGAGGCGGCCGGACGGCGCCCCGGTCAGATCCTGTCCGTCGGTGACCGAGGTTCGCACGAGGTCGGCGTCCAACACCGTCACCGCGGTCCACTGGGCGGTGTCCACCTCGACGATCGCGAGCAGCAGCAGTGGAGACCCCGGAACCCAGGAGACCGCGGGCACCGAGCCGGTGAGCTCCCACCCCTGCCCGGCCGCGCGGACATTGAGCCGATCGGGAGCGGCCACTACCACCGCTGCGCCGTCCTGGACAACGGCGGCCGGACGGCCGAGATGAGCGAGTGTCCAGCCCGCGACGCCCGTACTGATCAGCGGCAGCGCACAGGCGTGGCGTCCGATTCCTGCGGCGATCTCCGCAGCATCGGCCAGTTCGCCCCCGGAGCCACCGGCGGACTCCGGAACCCCGACGAGAGGCCAGCCGAGCTCGCTGACGGTCGCCCACAAGGTGTCCGGCGGCGCGCTCGTCCCGAAGTGTGGTGCGAGGACGTCGTCCACCACCTGCCGCAACTCAGGACGGTAAGGCGTCATCGTCGGGTACCTCCGGTACGTTCGGCGCGGCCGAGGACGGTGCGGAGCACGTCGGTGGCTCCGCCGCGGATAGAGCCGGCCGGAACAGCGGTGACGGCGTCGGACAGCAGCGCGGCGATCGCCGGATCCTCGAGTGCCCCGGTCACGTCGAGCACGTACCGGCCCACCTCGACGACGTCCTTCTCGAACTGCGTGCCGAGGACCTTGAGCGCCGCGGCTTCCCGCGTCGGGGCGCGGCCGGCGTCGATCGCCGCGGCCAGCGTGGTCGAGAGCGCACGCAGCCCGGCGAGCCGCCCGGTCAGAGCGCCGAGTTGCTCGGTCGCGGCCCGGTCCGGCCGCCGGCGGACGGCTCCGACCAACGCGGCGAGCAGCGGGTACGTGCTCAGGTAGCGCTCCGGACCGCCGCGCTCGAACGCGAGCTGTTCGGTGACCTGCTTCCAGCCCTCGCCGACGGTTCCCAGCACCCGCCCCTCAGGCACGAACACGTCGGCGAGGAACACCTCATTGAAGTGGTGCTCGCCGACGAGGTCGAGGATCGGCCGAATCGTGATGCCGGGGGTGTCGATGTCGACCAGGAACTCGGTCAGCCCTTCGTGCCGCGCGTCGGCCGGTCCGGTGCGTGCCAAGACGTAGGCGTGGGTGGCGAGGTGGGCGGTGGTGGTCCAGATCTTGGCGCCGGTGATCGACCAGCCGCCCGGCACGGGCACCGCTCGGGTGCGGACGGCCGCGAGGTCGGACCCGGCCTCTGTTTCACTGAGCCCGAGACAGACGACGACCTCGCCGCGGCAGATCGCCGGAAGGAACTCCTGCCGTAAGCGCTCGGTGCCGTGGCGGAGGATCACCGGGCCGATCTGGCGATCCGCCGTCCAGTGCGCAGCGACCGGCGCACCGGCGCGCAGCAGTTCCTCGGTGACCGCGAGGCGGGCCAGATTCGACCGTCCGCCGCCGCCGTACTGCCGCGGCCAGGTCATCCCGATCCAGCCCTGGGCCGCCACCGATGCCGTGAAGGTCCGATCCAGGCCACGCATCCAGCTGTCGCAGCGCGGGGTGAATACGGCGGAGCTCAAGAACGCGCGTACGTCTCTGCGCAGGGCCGCCAGATCGTCGTCGCGGACGTCCGATCGCATGTGATCGGACGGAGGAGACACCACGGTGCGCATACCTCTCCGATAATTTGACGAAACTGTCAGTACGGTAGCCAGAGCGCTGCGACCGAGTCAACGTACACGAGCAACTTGTGTCGACACTATTGTCAAGTATGGGGGATCTCCCTAGGCTGAACTGCCAATCGACCGGTCGCAGAGAGGCGGAGACGGCATGAAGCAGACGATCCTGGAGGGCGTACGGGTAGTCGAGCTCGCCGCCTGGACATTCGTTCCTTCCGCAGGCGCGGTGCTCGCCGACTGGGGCGCCGACGTGATCAAGATCGAGCACCCGGTGACGGGCGACCCCCAGCGCGGTCTGATCAGTTCCGGAGTCGTCACCGGCACCGACGGGGTCAACCACTTCATCGAGCAGCCCAACCGGGGTAAGCGGAGCCTCGGACTCGACATCGGTACCGAGGCGGGGCGCGAGGTGCTCTACAAACTCGTCGCACAGGCCGACGTCTTCGTGACCAACCTCTTACCGGGCTCGCGCCAGCGATCCGGCGTGGATCTCGACGACATTCGGGCTCACAACCCGGACGTCATCTACGCCCGGGGACACGGATACGGCACCCGCGGCCCGCAGGCCGATCGCGGTGGGTTCGACCTGGCCGCATACTGGGCGCGCGGGGGCATCGGTGATTCGCTGAGCGCGCGCGAGGGTGGTTATCCGCCGATCCAGCGGCCTGCGTTCGGCGACGTCTACGCCGGCTTCGCGATCGCCGGCGGGATCGCGGCAGCGCTCTTCCGACGGCAGCGAACCGGCGAGACCTCGACCGTGGACGTTTCCCTGCTCGGGGCGGCGGTCTGGCAGCTCGCTCCCGACGTCGTCGGGGCCGGTATCACCGGTGCGCCGATCCCGAAGTACGACCTGGCCGAAATGCCCAACCCGCTGGCCAGCCTCTACCGAACGAGCGACGACCGGTACCTCGCGCTGGTGGTACTGCAGGCCGACCGGTTCTGGGCCGACCTGTGCCAGCGGCTCGGCCGCGCCGACCTCATCGACGATGAGCGTTTCGCCGACGTCCGGGTCCGGTTCGCGAACCGCGCGGCCTGCGTCGCGGAGTTGCGTGCGACGTTCGGCGCGCAGCCGCTCGGCCATTGGGAGAAGGCATTGGCCGATTTCGACGGTGTCTGGGACGTGTTCCGCACGGCGCCGGAACTCCATGAGGACCCGCAGGTCGTGGCAAACGGCTACCTCCCGCAGCTGACGAACGACAACGGTGCGACGTTCGCGCTGGCCGCGAACCCGGTGCAGTTCGACGAGCAAGCGCCCACTCTGACCCCCGCGCCGGAGCACGGCCAGCACACCGAGGAGATCCTGCTGGAGCTGGGCTACGACTGGGAGCAGATCGCCGCGCTGAAGTCCACCAACGCCACTACCTGACCATCCCGACTTGACCTAGTTGTCAACAGGGCGTGAAATAGAGGCATTTCCGCCCGACCGGCGGTGAGAGTGATCCGCTGTGGAGGGCACCATCGACGCGCCACTGTCCGACGACATCCCGGGAACCGCCGACGGGGCACGCGGCCCCGTCGGCGGGGTCCTCACCGCCGAGGAGACCGCGCTCGGCGAGCGCGCGGCCCGCACCCGCACCGCGATCCTCGAGGCGACCCGCAAGCTGTTCCTGGAAAAGGGCTACGGCGGAACCCGGATCAACAACATCACCGACGCGTGCGGCATCTCCCGGGCCGGCTTCTACACCTACTTCCGCGACAAGCGGGAGGTGTTCACCGTCCTCGGCGAGCAGACGTTCCGCGACATCCTGCAGGTGGTCGGCGAGCTGGAGAAGCTCCCCCAGCCCTGCGGTGTCGACGACGTCGCCGGCTGGGTCCGGCAGTACTTCGACTACATGGACGTGCACGGCGCGTTCGTCCTCTCCTCGGCGCAGTCGGCGCCCGAGGACGAGGAGTTCCGCACCAGTACGGCTCGCCTGCAGATGCGGGTGGCGTGGATGATCGGCATGAGCCTGCGGGGCAGGCAGCGGGTGCCCACGGACGCCCCGGAGGCGCTCGGGCTGACGATCAACGCGATGCTCGACCGCGCCTGGTACTTCGTGCGGGGGCAGCAGCTGCCGGTGGACGAAAACGACATGGTCCGGACGCTGGCGACCACGATCCTCGGCACGCTGGTCAGCTCCGAAGCCTGACCGGCTCCGGAGCTGACCGGTTCACTGCCGCTCAGGCCATGGTGAACCGGCGCCGCAGCTCAGCCTTGGCGACCTTGGCCAGGCCCGTGCGCGGCAGCGCGTCGACCGTCTCGAGCTGTTCGGGCAGTTTCTGCTTCATCAGCCCCGCGTCGAGCAGCCACGCGTTGAGCGTGGGAAGATCCGGGGCCGGGTGACCGGCGACCGGTGCGACGACCGCGCAGACGCGCTCGCCGCAGACCGGATCGGGTAAGCCGATCACCGCGACCTCGGCCACGGCGGGGTGGCCGGCGAGCACCTGTTCGATCTCCTGCGGGGCGATGTTCTCGGCGTTCCGGATGATCAGATCCTTGACCCGGCCCACGACCTCGATCGGGCCGGCCGGGTGGAACCGTCCGAGGTCGCCGGTCCGGAACCACCCGTCCGCGGTGAACGCGGCGGCGGTCTCGGCCGGGTCGGTGTAGCCGTGGCAGACACCCGCGCCCGTGACCTGTACCTCGCCGATCTCGCCCGCCGGTACCGGCACCCCGTCCGCGTCGACCAGCCGGACTCGGTTGCTGGGCAGCACCGTCCCGTCGGTCGCGGCCAGCACGTCCGCCGGATCGCTCGGCCGGCCCACCGCGATCATCGGCACTTCGGTCATCCCGTAGTCGTGTGCGAGCACAGCGTCCAGCACGTCCCGGACCTCGTCGAACAGCGCGGGAGGGCAGGGAGCGCCACCGCCCTTCAACGTTCGCAGGCCCGGCAGCACCGGCTCTCCCGGCTGCGCGCGGCCCATCGCGACCAGGGCACTGTAGAACGGTGGTGCGCCGCCGGTGGTCGTCACGCCGTACCGGCGGAACAGCTGCACCGCCTCGGCCGGGACGAAAGCCTCCAGGACCAGCGCGGGGTACCCGCCGGCCAACATCGCGATCAGGTATTCGACGCCGCCCACGTGCGCGACCGGGAAGCCGATCGCCGCTACCTCACCCGCCGTCCGGCCGAGTTCCCCGTTGCCCGCGAAGCCGAGTCCGGTCGAGAGCAGCGTCGTGTCGGTGTGCTGAGCGCCCTTGGGCGCACCGGTCGACCCGGAGGTGAAGTAGATCCAGGCAACCTCGTCCAGGTCGTCCACCGCCTCCGCCGGTGAACCGACCGGATCGGCCTCCGGCGCCTCGGCGCCGATCACCAGCGTCCGTGGGGCCGGACCGCCGGCTGCGGCCACCTGGGCCGCGAGCGCGACGAAGTCCGTACCGCGCCAGACGCCCGGAACGAGAAACACCTCTGCCGCGCTACCGGCCAGCGCCGCCGTCACCTCACGCTCGCGGTACTGCGGGATGATCGGCGCCTGCACCGCACCGAGGCGGCGGAGCGCGGCCATCACCAGGAGCGTGCTGATCCGGGTCGGCAGCTGCCACGCGACCCGGGTGCCCCGCCCGAGGCCCTCGGCAGCCAGGGCTGCCGCGACGCGCCGCGACCGTTCCGCGAACTCCGCACAGGTGACGGTGGTTCCGTCGGCCTCGAACAGCATGGGCGCTTCCGGGGTCGCGGCAGCCCGGGCGTCCACCAGGTCGACGAACCTGGAAGCGGTCAGCAACCAGGGCCACGCCCGCGCGGCGTCGGAGGAGTTCCAGTCGGTGGGTCTCGAGTCGGCGGCGGGGTCGAGAGTGCGTTCGGCAGCCATCGTTGGCCTCCTCCGGGGTTGACTACTTAGTCGCGGCTGAGCACCATCGCGCCGGCCACCGGTCCCCCACCGGCGGCGACCGCCGCCACGCGCGGACGGCCCGCCTGGCGGTCCCCGCCCTCCTGCCAGAGCTGCACGCACGCCTCGTGCAGGAACCCCATGCCGTGCAGGCGCCCACCGGAGAGCTGTCCTCCGCTGGTGTTCAGCGGAAGCGAGCCGTCCAGCGCGATCCGCTCGCCGCCCTCCACGAACGGGCCGACCTTGCCGTGGTCGCAGAAGCCCAGTGCCTCCAGCCACATCACCGTGAGGAAACTGAAGCCGTCGTAGAGCTGTGCCACGTCGACGTCGGCCGGACGCAGGCTCGTCCGCTCCCACAGGGTGGCTGCGGCATCGTGGGCGGCCATCGTGGTGAGGTCGGTCCGCTGGTCCCACGTGGCTCGCTCGAACATGCCGGTACCGACCGATTCCACCGTGAGCGGCTCGCGCGGTAGCCCGGCCGCCGCGTCCCGCCGGGACACGATGACCGCGGTCGCGCCGTCGCACGGCACGTCGCAGTCGTAGAGGCACAGCGGCTCGGAGATCATCCGGGCGTTCAGGTACTCGTCCATCGCCAGGGGCGTGCGGTAGACGGCATCCGGGTTCAGGCCTGCGTTGCGCCGGGCGTTGATCGCGATCCAGCCGAGCTGCTCACGGGTCAGACCGTGGTCGTGCATGTACCGCTGGGCAGGCATCGCCAGCCAGTTCGCCGCCGACACCGCGCCGAACGGGCCGGTCCACTGCAGGTGCGGCGGGAGCTCTCCGTCCCCGAACAGCACCGAGGCACGGCCGGCCGTCGCCTGCGCGGTGGACTCCCAGACCGAACGGAACACCAGCACGTGGTCGGCGAGTCCGAGCGTCACCGCCATGCACGCCTCGATCGCCGGGCCGATCTGCCCAGCGGTCTCCATGCTGCTCAGGTACCAGCGGCTACGAAGTCCGAGCGCGTCCCGCAGCTCGTGCACCGAGGCGCCGGAGAAGCCTCGGTCCGGCACGCCCGGTCCCGGGTAGCTGGCCACCCCGTCGATGTCGTCCGGAGTCAGCCCGGCGTCCGCGATCGCCCGGAGCGCTGCCTCGATCGTCAGCTCCAGACCGGAGCGCCCGAGCCGGCGCCCGACCTGTGACTTACCGGCACCGGTGAGCACCGCCTGTCCCCGAAACGGGCCGCCGCGGGTCATCGGCTTCCCCTCGCTGAGCCGCTTCCGGCCGGGCGGAAGAGCGGGAGCCAGAGATCGTCCCATTGCTCGAAGAACACCGCGACCTCCAGCCCGACCTTCGCGTCGTCCAGCGGCAGGTCGACCACGTTGCTCACGACCCGCACGTCCGGCTCCTCAGCGATCTCGACCATCGCGACCAGATAGGGCGGCGGAAACGTCGGAATCCAGGGCTGCCGATTGACGGTGAACGCGGCGATCCGTCCCCGGCCGGATACCGGCTCGGGGCCTACGTCGAGGCTCCGGCAGCGAAAGCACGCCGGTGCCGGTGGATGAAACCAGTGTCGACAGGATCGACAGCGGTAGATCAGCAGGTGGCCCTGCTCGCCGCCGGTCCAGAAAGCGCGGGATTCCGTGGTGGGGACGGGCAGCAGGCGCTGCTCCGGACGGGCATAGGGAAGCACGCGACCTCCGTGGTCACCTCGACGTGAAACCAGCCGGCTAGCCGACCCTAGAACCGAGTTGACGTAATCGTCAACGCTAGGCGGGAACCGGCGCCTCGGCCGGGTTCCGAACCGGAAGCCCCAGCAGACGTCGCGCGTTGTCGCCCATGAAGTCACGGGTGCGCTTCTCGCTCATGCCCTCGGCATAGCGGTAGTAGCCGCGGGGCTCGGTGAGGCCCTCCGGGTGCGGATAGTCCGATCCGAACAGGACGCGGTCCCACCCGACCGTCTGCACGACGTCTTCCACCGAGCCCTCCCAGAACGGGCTGACCCAGATATTGCGGCGGAACACTTCGAGCGGGTGCTCCAGGAAGGCCTGCGGCATCTTCCCGTAGGTGGCCTCGAAGTCGTCGAAGAGCGGCCTGATCCAGGAACTGCCGTTCTCGACGCTGGCGATCCGGAGCCGGGGGAACCGCGTCAGCGTGCCGTGGCAGATCAGGCTGGTGAGCATGTCCGCGATCTCGCGGTGACCGAGAGCCACCCAGCGGAACGCGCTCATCTCGGTGAAATTGTTGGTCTCCGGCGGCTCCCACTGGTTGATGTACCCGTCCAGTGGAGGCTGGCTGGCGTGCAGCACCACCGGGATACCGGCCGCCTCGACGTCGGCCCAGAAGGGGTCGAACTCCGGCAGCGCCGGCGAACGCCAGCCCTTGTGGCCCTTCACCGGCGCCGGCTTGATCAGCACCGCCTTCGCACCGTTCTCCAACACGTACTGCAGTTCACGACGTGCGTCGTCGACCAGGGCGCAGGTGATGACCGGTGTCATGTAGAGCCGGTTCTCGTACGTGTAGCCCCATGTCTCGAGCATCCAACGGTTGAGCGCGTGGATCATCGCGACGACCAGTTCCGGGTCCTCGGCCGCGGAGTGCTCGACGAGGTTCGCCAGGGTGGGGTAACACAGGGCCTCGTCGACACCTTGCTCGTCCATCACCGCGATCCGCGGCTCCGGGCCGCGGAACGCCGGGAGCGCGTCGATACCCTTGCCGCCCATCTCGCGCAGCGACTTTCCCTCGGTGTTCTGGCCGGAGAAGAACTTCTCGTACGCGCCCGGCGCAGCAACCCGCTCGAACGTCGGGTTCGGGATGTACTCGGTGATCCGGCTCAGGATCGCGATCTTGGTCCGTCCGCCGACCTGGACGAATTGCACCGCCCGCCGGTACTTCTCCGGGAGGTACCGGGTCAGTGCCTCCGGAGTCTCGTACATGTGCTGATCCGCGTCGAAGATCGGCGCGTCAGTGAACTGAGTCACGGGTACTGCCCTCCGCTGCCTAGCATCAGTTCGGAACGACCTGTCAGTTGACAGTACCGTCAGATAAGGGCGCGCGGAAGCTGCTTCACCTAGGTTGATCACTGGTTGGGGCTCTGACAAGATCGTCATCGGACGCCGACGACGACTGACACACGGAGGACGACCTTGAGCGAACCGCGCGTTGGACAGTCGCTGGCGAGCCTGGTCGACGGAACCGCAGTGGTCGTTGTGCGAGCTACCGCCGCGGACCTGACGATCACCTGCGGTGGCGTCGAGATGGCCGACCCGAAGACGGTGCGGCCGACCGATCGCCTACCGCTCGCTCCCGACCAGCACGAGCCCACGCTGATCGGCAAGCGTTACGTCGACGAGAACGACAATCTCGAGCTGCTCTGCACCAAACCCGGCCAAGGAAGGCTGGCGGTGAACGGGGCCCCGCTGACGATCAAGTCCGCCAAGCCACTCCCCGCCTCGGACTGACGGCGATGAACCTCACGCTGCTCCTGGACATGCCCGCCGACGGGTTCGGTGATCGGATCCTCGTGGGTCGTTCGGCCACGGGTTACACCGCGCAGCGGCTCCGGGAACTGAGCCGAGGCGGAGCCGCGCTACTGGCGGAGGCCGGCGCAGACTCGGTCGTCTACCTGGGAGTCAACCGCCCGGCGCCGGCGTGCCGATGGTGCCGCTGAACTACCGTTCGTCGGCCGAGCAGTTGCAGGGGTTGCTGGCCAACCACCCGAACGCCTTCGGTGTCGGCGGACCGGCCGAGGTCCACCTGCTCCGCCGTGCCGGCCTCCCTGCGCTGACCACCGACGAGTGGATCGCCGCCTCGGGTGAGCGGGCTGACCGGGCGGCCGAGGACGAGCTGATCGAGTCCGGCGCACCCGCCGTGCTGATCTACACCAGCGGGACGACGTCGGCCCCCAAGGGTGTCGTGTTGCGCCATGCCAACCTGGTCTCCTACGTCCTCGGTACGGTGGAGTTCGGCGGGGCCGAGGCGGACGAAGCCAGCCTGGTCAGCGTTCCGCCGTACCACATCGCTGCGGTCGCGAACGCGATCAGCAACCTCTACGCCGGTCGGCGCACGATCGTGCTCGAGCAGTTCGCCCCCGCCGAGTGGCTCGACGTAGCCCGCGAGGAGAACGTCACGCACGCGATGATCGTGCCGACGATGCTCTCCCGGATCATGGATGCCACCGACGAGCAGCTCGTCGTCCCGTCCTTGCGCTCGGTGGCCTACGGAGGCGCCAGCATGCCGGTGACCGTGATCGAACGGGCGCTGACCCGGTGGCCGGACGTCGCGTTCGTCAACGCCTATGGGCTCACCGAGACCAGCTCCACGATCGCCGTACTCGGCCCCGACGACCACCGCACCGCGATCAGCAGCGACGACCCGTCGATCCGCGCCCGGCTGTCCTCGGCCGGACAGGTCGTACCCACCGTCGAACTGCAGATCCGCGACGACGCCGGGCAACCGCTACCGGCCGGCGTCCCCGGGCGGATTTGGGTGCGTGGTGACCAGGTGTCGGGCGAATACGCCGGCACCGGTCCGGTACTCGACGCCGACGGCTGGTTCGACACCCGCGACCAGGGCTACCTCGACGCCGACTGCTACCTCTTCATCGGGGGACGTGCCGACGACACGATCATCCGCGGCGCGGAGAACATCGCACCCGCCGAGATCGAGGAGGTGCTGCTCCGCCACGAGCAGGTGGACGACGCCGTCGTCGTCGGCGTCCCGGACGACGAGTGGGGCCAGCGCATCGAAGCGGCGGTCGTCCTACGGCCCGGTGCGGAAGTGGGGGCCGCCGAACTCCGTGCCTACGTGCGGTCGCACCTGCGAGGTTCCAAGACACCGGACCGGATCGTCTTCTGGTCGGAGCTCCCCCGCACCGAGACCGGCAAGCTGGTCCGCCGCCGGGCCGTCGATCGCCTCGTTGCCGAACACAGCGAGCCCGTCGGGCAGTAGGGCTCACGCACGGGTGCGCGTCTACCGCGCGGCCTGATGACGACTCCTCACTAGCCGGCCACGGTGGCTTTCCGGCCGCGCAGGTGGGCGAGCGGTTCGGCACCGGCGTCCGGGTAGTACTTCTGCGTCCACTCGCGAATCCGTCGGAAGCCGCCCGCCTCCGAGGTCGTCAGAGCGGGCCGCTCGAGGAATTTCTGGTGGTTCCAGATCGCGATGTCGTCGGGCAGCGCCAGCTTGGCGTCGTCGATGTACGACTGGTGCCGGCCGGTGGCCTGATCGTCCGGGAGCATCTCGGGCCAGTAGGTACCGAAGACGTCGCTACGGGTGTCGTCGATCGGCGTCGTGGCGATGAGGATGATCATCACGCGCTCCCGGTCGGTCTGGGCGTTGAAGCCCACCGCGGTTCCCCAGAACTTCAGCTGCAGCGTGCCCACCTGGTCGTCGGGGCGGTCGACTCCGTCCTCCCAGCGGCGTCCGAACCCCACTTTGGCGAACCAGGTGTGGTCGGTGTTCTCCTGGCGGAGCACAGTCGGCGCCTGCGGAGTGTGGTGCACGAACCGGAAGTGGGCCGGGTCGACGGCGTTCTCGATCACCATCTCGGGATGAATCGTGGTGCCGGGGAACAGGGACTGCGTCGCCGGGCCGGTCTCGTGGAACGTCCGTCCCGCCAGGTGCGGCGCGATGTCCGCCCACTCGGTGGGCAAGTCGAAGAGCGGCGCGCGTCCAGCCGGGTCGTGCCAGGCGAACAGAACTCCGAAAAGCTCGACGACCGGCCAGACGCGTAGGCGCACGCGGCTGGTGCGCTTCTCGTAGGGGATCGAGGCGTTGGTGCCGTCCGGCCGCCACACCCATCCGTGGAACGGGCACTGGATGCCGTCGTCGACCACGCACCCACCCACGGCGAGGTTGGCTCCCAGGTGCCGGCAGTAGGCCTCGGCCAGCCGGACCGTTCCGGTGGTGTCTCGGTACGCAACCAGGTCCTCGCCGAAATAGCGCAGTTGCCGTACGTCCCCGACCTGCAGATCCGTCGACCATCCGATCTGGAACCAACCGGCTATCGCGTTGCTGGGCATATCCGCCTCATCCTCGGTCCGACGACAGAACGGTGATCGCGGAGACGGCGGTCGGACCGCCGATGTTGTGGGCCAGCGCGTTCCGCGCGCCGTCCACCTGATTGTGCGACTCACCCCGGAGTTGCTCGAACAGCTCCACGCACTGCGCCACGCCGGTCGCGCCGGGCGGGTGACCCTTCGCCTTCAGACCACCGCTGGGGTTGACCGGCTTCGCGCCACCGACGCTGGTGACGCCGTTCTCGATCAGCTTGTAGGCGCCGAGCCGCTCGGCGAAGCCCAGGTCCTCGTACGAGATCAGTTCGACGCCGGTGAAGCAGTCGTGCACCTCGGCCACGTCGATCTCGTCGGGTCCCAGTCCGGCCATCGCGTAGGCGGCCCGCGCGGCTTTCACCGTCGGCGGGAACGTCGTCATGTCGGTCTTGTGCTGGTGCATCACCCGGTCGAGGCCAAGCCCGACGCCACGAACCCAGACCGGCCGGTCGGTGTACCGGTCGACGACGTCCTCGGCGACGAGGAGCAACGCAGCGGCGCCGTCGCTCTGCGGTGTGCAGTCGTAGAGACCGAACGGCGCGACCACCATCGGCGCGGCCATCGCCTGCTCGACGGTGATCTCGAACCGCAGCTGCGCCTTCGGATTGCTCACCGCGTGCCGGTGGTTCTTCACCGCCACCATCGCCATGTGCTCCCTGGTGGCCGGCGACTCGTGCAGGTACCGGGCGACGTGTAACGCGAAGTTCGCCGGTGCGACCAGGCCCAGCGGGTAGTCCCAGGCCATGTCCCGGGTCAGCGCCGCCCACTCCCAGAACGTGCCGCGCGAGGACGACTCCCGGACCTTGTCCGCGCCGATCACCAGGGCCACGTCCACCGCGCCCGAGCCGACCGCGTAGGTCGCGTTCCGAA
It contains:
- a CDS encoding acyl-CoA dehydrogenase family protein → MTPYRPELRQVVDDVLAPHFGTSAPPDTLWATVSELGWPLVGVPESAGGSGGELADAAEIAAGIGRHACALPLISTGVAGWTLAHLGRPAAVVQDGAAVVVAAPDRLNVRAAGQGWELTGSVPAVSWVPGSPLLLLAIVEVDTAQWTAVTVLDADLVRTSVTDGQDLTGAPSGRLLLDRVPIVDLVLGPASLAREVADRAAVLRAAALGGALERACALLVEHVTVRQQFGRPLRAFQSVAHRAADASLECDLALATIAAAITTADGPSVAARSATAAAARAVTARAAGVVAEIAHQLHGAIGITQEHPLHLVTRRLWAWRDEAGSQRHWERRVGSATLPGEDDVALWALTTVGA
- a CDS encoding acyl-CoA dehydrogenase family protein — encoded protein: MRSDVRDDDLAALRRDVRAFLSSAVFTPRCDSWMRGLDRTFTASVAAQGWIGMTWPRQYGGGGRSNLARLAVTEELLRAGAPVAAHWTADRQIGPVILRHGTERLRQEFLPAICRGEVVVCLGLSETEAGSDLAAVRTRAVPVPGGWSITGAKIWTTTAHLATHAYVLARTGPADARHEGLTEFLVDIDTPGITIRPILDLVGEHHFNEVFLADVFVPEGRVLGTVGEGWKQVTEQLAFERGGPERYLSTYPLLAALVGAVRRRPDRAATEQLGALTGRLAGLRALSTTLAAAIDAGRAPTREAAALKVLGTQFEKDVVEVGRYVLDVTGALEDPAIAALLSDAVTAVPAGSIRGGATDVLRTVLGRAERTGGTRR
- a CDS encoding CaiB/BaiF CoA transferase family protein, translating into MKQTILEGVRVVELAAWTFVPSAGAVLADWGADVIKIEHPVTGDPQRGLISSGVVTGTDGVNHFIEQPNRGKRSLGLDIGTEAGREVLYKLVAQADVFVTNLLPGSRQRSGVDLDDIRAHNPDVIYARGHGYGTRGPQADRGGFDLAAYWARGGIGDSLSAREGGYPPIQRPAFGDVYAGFAIAGGIAAALFRRQRTGETSTVDVSLLGAAVWQLAPDVVGAGITGAPIPKYDLAEMPNPLASLYRTSDDRYLALVVLQADRFWADLCQRLGRADLIDDERFADVRVRFANRAACVAELRATFGAQPLGHWEKALADFDGVWDVFRTAPELHEDPQVVANGYLPQLTNDNGATFALAANPVQFDEQAPTLTPAPEHGQHTEEILLELGYDWEQIAALKSTNATT
- a CDS encoding TetR/AcrR family transcriptional regulator, whose amino-acid sequence is MEGTIDAPLSDDIPGTADGARGPVGGVLTAEETALGERAARTRTAILEATRKLFLEKGYGGTRINNITDACGISRAGFYTYFRDKREVFTVLGEQTFRDILQVVGELEKLPQPCGVDDVAGWVRQYFDYMDVHGAFVLSSAQSAPEDEEFRTSTARLQMRVAWMIGMSLRGRQRVPTDAPEALGLTINAMLDRAWYFVRGQQLPVDENDMVRTLATTILGTLVSSEA
- a CDS encoding class I adenylate-forming enzyme family protein, producing MAAERTLDPAADSRPTDWNSSDAARAWPWLLTASRFVDLVDARAAATPEAPMLFEADGTTVTCAEFAERSRRVAAALAAEGLGRGTRVAWQLPTRISTLLVMAALRRLGAVQAPIIPQYREREVTAALAGSAAEVFLVPGVWRGTDFVALAAQVAAAGGPAPRTLVIGAEAPEADPVGSPAEAVDDLDEVAWIYFTSGSTGAPKGAQHTDTTLLSTGLGFAGNGELGRTAGEVAAIGFPVAHVGGVEYLIAMLAGGYPALVLEAFVPAEAVQLFRRYGVTTTGGAPPFYSALVAMGRAQPGEPVLPGLRTLKGGGAPCPPALFDEVRDVLDAVLAHDYGMTEVPMIAVGRPSDPADVLAATDGTVLPSNRVRLVDADGVPVPAGEIGEVQVTGAGVCHGYTDPAETAAAFTADGWFRTGDLGRFHPAGPIEVVGRVKDLIIRNAENIAPQEIEQVLAGHPAVAEVAVIGLPDPVCGERVCAVVAPVAGHPAPDLPTLNAWLLDAGLMKQKLPEQLETVDALPRTGLAKVAKAELRRRFTMA
- a CDS encoding thiolase family protein, with product MTRGGPFRGQAVLTGAGKSQVGRRLGRSGLELTIEAALRAIADAGLTPDDIDGVASYPGPGVPDRGFSGASVHELRDALGLRSRWYLSSMETAGQIGPAIEACMAVTLGLADHVLVFRSVWESTAQATAGRASVLFGDGELPPHLQWTGPFGAVSAANWLAMPAQRYMHDHGLTREQLGWIAINARRNAGLNPDAVYRTPLAMDEYLNARMISEPLCLYDCDVPCDGATAVIVSRRDAAAGLPREPLTVESVGTGMFERATWDQRTDLTTMAAHDAAATLWERTSLRPADVDVAQLYDGFSFLTVMWLEALGFCDHGKVGPFVEGGERIALDGSLPLNTSGGQLSGGRLHGMGFLHEACVQLWQEGGDRQAGRPRVAAVAAGGGPVAGAMVLSRD
- a CDS encoding Zn-ribbon domain-containing OB-fold protein; the encoded protein is MLPYARPEQRLLPVPTTESRAFWTGGEQGHLLIYRCRSCRHWFHPPAPACFRCRSLDVGPEPVSGRGRIAAFTVNRQPWIPTFPPPYLVAMVEIAEEPDVRVVSNVVDLPLDDAKVGLEVAVFFEQWDDLWLPLFRPAGSGSARGSR